A stretch of Rhododendron vialii isolate Sample 1 chromosome 4a, ASM3025357v1 DNA encodes these proteins:
- the LOC131323792 gene encoding uncharacterized protein LOC131323792, whose protein sequence is MADHGVTRGSGEVVDRPEDEGRPMVAETEDRPPMGVVIDASAEVAGGGDGEQGHEQEAGGEGNHRATVSERRATEEAGAVTAGVVQLDPSEAVSGSVVVGGGSEGTGSGSAEGGGDEPSETPPRDPAKGIVMSSVIGGGELGNGDKEVVVAGSRGDNRGKEMDYGGDAWGGDGGTGRGVKTVEVTGWYGRLEVGRREVVMAGGVAERWRIMVGLPRKRWR, encoded by the exons ATGGCTGATCACGGCGTTACTCGGGGTAGCGGGgaagtagttgatcgtccggaggacgagggaagacCAATGGTGGCCGAAACAGAGGATCGGCCGCCAATGGGGGTTGTTATAGACGCCAGTGCAGAGGTAGcgggcggcggcgatggcgaacaGGGCCACGAGCAGGAGGCGGGTGGCGAAGgtaaccatcgcgcgacagtttCAGAgcgtcgcgcgacggaggagGCCGGGGCCGTAACTGCTGGAGTCGTGCAactggacccgagcgaggccgtgagtggctCGGTGGTAGTTGGTGGCGGTTCCGAGGGCACAGGCAGTGGAAGCGCCGAGGGTGGTGGCGACGAgccaagcgagactccgccaAGGGATCCGGCGAAAG GTATTGTTATGAGCTCGGTGATCGGTGGTGGTGAGCTCGGCAATGGTGAtaaggaggtggtggtggccgGCAGTCGTGGTGATAACCGGGGTAAAGAAATGGACTACGGTGGTGATGCTTGGGGTGGTGACGGAGGCACGGGCCGAGGGGTGAAAACCGTGGAGGTTACGGGGTGGTATGGCCGGTTGGAGGTGGGGCGTCGAGAGGTGGTGATGGCAGGAGGAGTGGCGGAGAGGTGGAGGATTATGGTCGGGCTGCCGAGGAAAAGGTGGAGGTGA
- the LOC131322513 gene encoding vicilin-like seed storage protein At2g18540: MMVGIRDEAALSGTPLSAEELSIKCLGESKTKNYIRGLGNGPKPSTYLSKSNSQSAARQDQLQKLQHELDLIREEQRREREDEKTQHEEEQRRHEEKYEEEKRRWEETQRRQDEERSILLKEMEGRRFNGVSCRMLVIDYED; encoded by the exons ATGATGGTGGGAATACGTGATGAGGCAGCTCTATCTGGCACTCCATTATCAGCCGAAGAACTTTCAATAAAGTGCCTCGGGGAGTCGAAGACAAAGAACTACATTAGAGGATTAGGGAATGGGCCAAAGCCATCTACCTATCTTTCCAAATCCAACTCACAGTCAGCAGCACGCCAGGACCAGCTGCAAAAACTTCAACATGAGTTGGATTTAATTCGTGAAGAgcaaagaagagagagggaagatGAGAAGAC ACAACACGAGGAGGAACAAAGACGACATGAGGAAAAGTATGAGGAGGAGAAAAGACGGTGGGAGGAGACACAAAGGCGACAAGATGAGGAGCGGTCTATACTTCTAAAAGAGATGGAG GGACGGCGTTTTAATGGAGTATCGTGCAGGATGTTGGTTATTGATTATGAAGATTGA
- the LOC131323793 gene encoding uncharacterized protein LOC131323793: protein MRNTAAVRVETEAPTPASEILTSTPLTVASPSTHASASGEPSAKRRCVRGPTCGKRIRKIIAENKGERISAYVTPEMRAFCGINANKVASELGTQIRWICPIQGFYASWNDVSDDLKRAVLQAVRDKFKVTENGVEGTELVEQIFQEKANLIYKDWKWRMNNFYTKTLEAGLDAYHHPFQEIPIDDWKYLINHARKIAGKLNREAVPYGHTMGSRSFAAVITIAVRHFAHSAVLTFVRSAAIDDIWLCLFCYDFCRCYLLDC, encoded by the exons ATGCGTAACACTGCAGCAGTACGAGTTGAAACAGAAGCTCCAACACCCGCTTCAGAGATTCTGACATCTACTCCTTTGACTGTTGCATCTCCTTCTACACATGCTAGTGCTTCAG GTGAACCTTCAGCAAAGCGGCGGTGTGTGCGAGGGCCAACATGTGGAAAAAGAATTAGAAAGATAATTGCTGAGAATAAAGGGGAGAGGATCTCAGCTTATGTGACGCCAGAAATGAGAGCGTTTTGTGGAATAAATGCAAACAAGGTGGCAAGTGAACTAGGGACACAAATTAGGTGGATATGTCCTATTCAGGGATTTTACGCCTCGTGGAATGATGTTAGTGATGACTTGAAACGTGCTGTCCTACAAGCAGTCCGG GACAAATTTAAAGTCACCGAAAATGGCGTTGAGGGCACCGAGTTAGTTGAgcaaatttttcaagaaaaggcAAATCTAATATACAAAGATTGGAAATGGAGAATGAACAATTTCTATACAAAGACATTGGAAGCTGGATTAGATGCATATCATCATCCATTTCAAGAGATCCCCATAGATGACTGGAAGTACTTGATCAATCAT gCCCGCAAAATAGCTGGCAAATTAAATAGGGAGGCTGTACCGTATGGTCATACTATGGGCTCTCGATCCTTTGCTGCCGTGATTACTATTGCGGTGAGACATTTTGCTCATAGTGCTGTACTTACTTTTGTTCGTAGTGCTGCTATTGATGATATATGGTTGTGCTTATTCTGTTATGATTTTTGCCGGTGCTATTTGTTGGATTGTTAA
- the LOC131323794 gene encoding uncharacterized protein LOC131323794 gives MHIGKNICENLLGTFLGIDGKNKDMEKARKDLEDKELRKELHLKKRANGSFEKPPAMYTLSAKEREGFCNFLKSIKYPDGYAANISKCVNTRGGKLSGLKSHDCHVLLQRLLPIGMCGYLNKEIGIALFEFSSFYQQLCSKTVRKSDLDKLQENIILVLCKFEKIFPPAFFDVMVHLAIHLPRELKLGGPVHYRWMYPIERLLGVLKKLVGNKAHPEGSIVEAYVCKECTTFCSMYLDGIETVFNRQERNDDGGEHDVGLRAFTQQIRPFSIISRAPDVPVDQRDMAHWFVLNNSPEVEPYLEIHKNLLGNGNTFDIAKRQRKEFPQWFKRHVNELRKQGSPEATNELWSLANGPGPIINTYSGCISNGVRFLTIERDNRHTTQNSGVVVEGEHEGQTINFYGFLTKVWEMTYLFGHRVVLFQCEWYNSGCSRFFWVDAHCSSIDVRSRWYKDDPFVFPSQVQQVFYIADTKLGEHWKVVERIHRRGIWNVPETKSFETSGSPNEVFQQEITTEVPTIVVEDPPIVSSLRRNDIEPAITSEEEDHSDEYEENLMADLDDEEEEENHSDSDDDFDIEA, from the exons ATGCACATAGGGAAGAacatatgtgaaaatttgttggGGACATTTTTGGGCATAGATGGAAAGAACAAGGATATGGAAAAGGCACGCAAGGATTTGGAGGATAAGGAATTACGCAAGGAGTTGCACCTAAAGAAGCGTGCAAATGGGTCATTTGAAAAGCCCCCGGCCATGTACACATTATCagcgaaagagagagaaggcttttgcaatttcttgaaATCGATCAAGTACCCAGATGGATATGCTGCAAACATCTCTAAATGTGTGAACACTCGTGGTGGCAAGCTATCGGGGCTCAAAAGTCATGATTGTCATGTCCTTTTGCAAAGGCTTCTCCCGATTGGTATGTGTGGCTATTTGAACAAGGAAATTGGAATCGCGTTATTTGAGTTTAGTAGCTTCTACCAACAGTTGTGCTCAAAAACAGTGAGGAAGAGCGATTTGGATAAACTTCAGGAGAACATTATACTTGTGCTTTGcaagtttgaaaagattttcCCTCCCGCTTTCTTTGACGTAATGGTACACTTGGCTATTCACCTGCCTCGCGAGCTTAAACTAGGAGGGCCAGTGCATTATCGATGGATGTACCCCATTGAAAG ACTACTTGgagttttgaaaaaattagttGGCAATAAAGCTCATCCTGAAGGTTCAATTGTGGAGGCTTACGTTTGTAAAGAATGTACAACCTTTTGTTCCATGTATCTCGATGGAATTGAGACAGTGTTTAATCGCCAAGAACGGAATGACGATGGTGGTGAGCATGATGTGGGGTTAAGGGCTTTCACTCAGCAAATCCGTCCCTTTAGTATAATCTCGAGAGCACCTGATGTACCTGTTGACCAACGTGACATGGCTCATTGGTTTGTCTTGAACAATAGCCCTGAAGTAGAACCATATCTAGA GATACACAAGAATTTGTTGGGAAATGGCAATACATTTGACATTGCGAAGAGACAACGCAAAGAGTTTCCTCAGTGGTTCAAACGGCAT GTGAATGAATTGCGGAAGCAAGGGTCTCCAGAAGCAACTAATGAGTTATGGTCATTGGCCAACGGACCCGGGCCAATAATAAACACATATTCAGGGTGCATTTCTAATGGCGTCCGTTTCCTTACTATTGAACGGGACAACCGTCATACAACTCAAAATAGTGGGGTGGTAGTGGAAGGGGAGCATGAAGGCCAGACAATAAACTTTTACGGTTTCTTAACCAAAGTATGGGAAATGACCTATTTATTCGGTCATCGAGTTGTTTTGTTCCAGTGTGAATGGTACAATTCCGGTTGTAGtagatttttttgggttgaTGCACATTGCTCAAGTATTGATGTAAGAAGTCGATGGTATAAGGATGACCCATTCGTTTTTCCAAGTCAAGTCCAACAAGTTTTCTACATTGCAGATACCAAGTTGGGTGAGCATTGGAAAGTAGTAGAACGAATTCACCGTCGAGGAATCTGGAATGTCCCAGAGACGAAAAGTTTTGAAACCAGCGGGTCTCCCAATGAAGTTTTCCAGCAGGAAATAACTACTGAGGTTCCAACAATTGTCGTTGAAGATCCTCCCATCGTATCCTCTTTGCGGAGAAATGATATTGAACCTGCAATTACTAGTGAGGAAGAAGATCATAGCGATGAGTATGAAGAAAACTTAATGGCTGATCTAGACgatgaagaagaggaagaaaatcaTAGTGATTCTGATGATGATTTTGACATAGAAGCTTAA